From Hippoglossus stenolepis isolate QCI-W04-F060 chromosome 4, HSTE1.2, whole genome shotgun sequence, a single genomic window includes:
- the LOC118106718 gene encoding olfactory receptor 1500-like: MKFTNTTNVKDFIIVGFPGLPPEYYGLVSVLLLLLFLAIVVGNTFILTVIMYERTLHKPTYLIFFHLAMTDIAFGAVTLPKIIARYWWNDMISSFGTCFTQMFFVHSLGAIHSFLLLIMALDRFVAIWFPFRYPVVVTNTTICIACVLCWVLTFIRMLGIVLHALTLPYCNLNIIMQCYCDHISITRLGCGEGVAYVKEVSITNALVTLLVPLAFIIFSYFSIIIAALKMSQTERSHKVMSTCAPQIFTTCLYYVPRCFVYLSYNLGFTFSIQARIVITMMYSLIPAAVNPAIYCLKTQDIKMALTQRFRKTRSSIAHRTDHKRVLK, from the coding sequence ATGAAATTTACAAACACCACAAATGTAAAAGACTTCATTATCGTGGGATTCCCTGGACTTCCACCTGAGTATTACGGACTGGTgtctgttcttctcctcctcctcttcctcgctaTTGTGGTTGGCAACACCTTCATCTTAACAGTTATCATGTACGAGCGGACTCTTCACAAGCCAACATACTTGATTTTCTTTCACCTTGCAATGACAGACATCGCATTTGGCGCTGTGACACTGCCAAAAATCATTGCCAGGTATTGGTGGAATGACATGATATCGTCATTTGGAACCTGCTTCACACAGATGTTCTTTGTTCATTCTTTGGGGGCCATTCATTCCTTCCTTCTGCTGATCATGGCTTTGGATCGTTTTGTTGCCATATGGTTTCCTTTCCGATATCCTGTTGTGGTGACAAACACAACCATTTGTATTGCCTGTGTCCTGTGCTGGGTTTTAACATTCATACGTATGTTGGGGATCGTGCTCCACGCCTTAACTCTGCCGTACTGCAACCTGAACATCATCATGCAGTGCTACTGTGACCACATATCAATAACTCGGCTGGGATGTGGCGAAGGCGTTGCCTATGTTAAGGAAGTTTCCATCACAAATGCCTTGGTCACTCTCCTGGTTCCTTTAGCGTTCATCATTTTTTCGTACTTTTCTATCATCATCGCCGCTCTGAAAATGTCTCAGACCGAGCGGAGCCACAAGGTCATGTCCACCTGTGCTCCTCAGATCTTTACCACGTGTCTGTACTACGTGCCGAGATGCTTCGTTTATCTCTCTTACAACTTAGGATTCACGTTTAGCATTCAAGCTCGTATTGTTATCACAATGATGTACAGCCTCATACCCGCTGCGGTTAATCCAGCGATTTACTGTCTCAAGACGCAGGACATCAAAATGGCTTTGACACAGAGGTTtagaaaaacaagaagcagCATCGCACACAGAACCGACCATAAACGCGTTCTCAAGTAA